One Solanum pennellii chromosome 10, SPENNV200 genomic region harbors:
- the LOC107002562 gene encoding uncharacterized protein LOC107002562, giving the protein MTAKTNREFDISSPAEEKPPAQYRLPETEPETGDLDRRKPDEPQVKVSGSNGVVVYRRNKRRKTADSNRNSSGKVVNMDVTKGNLGISANNGDVVEVEVKEETRSKRFTRSALGRKRELLEITNGNSGGEVDEGSGVVISGTPTKKLEMKMSKKISITVIPETVKELFETGLLEGYPVFYNGGKKGIPLRGTIKDTGILCSCELCKGATVVPPSKFEIHACNSYRRASEYICLENGKSLLDVVKECRKGSLKTLEETIQSVIGPVPVKKSLFCRDCKGSFVATLAGNDEQLCDSCIVSLRSDATPTQSINTENGVFEPVLNLNSFGTSNTSSVSLRSVKGRKKKKVAIKHSSRQSPSAHTLSRKKWKTPNKVTKPVFAPKSDETSNTCSSIRNNMQGNISEKLSKSVVVTKYSKVASPGVSVHSRTQWKMTKRDQKMHRLVFEEGGLPEGTEVAYYSRGKKLLVGYKKGSGIFCSCCNTEVSPSQFEAHAGWASRKKPYGYIYTSNGVSLHEFAISLLKGRKSSVKDSDDLCIICADGGKLVLCDGCPRAFHKECASLSTIPRGKWYCKYCESMLQREKFAERNTNALAAGRISGIDPIEQITNRCIRFVKNAEEAEFIACVLCRAYDFSKSGFGPRTVILCDQCEKEYHVGCLKKSKIADLKELPKGKWFCSVDCKRIYCALQNLLNSGEERLPDSCLDAARVKEKHNSLVAVGELDVRWRLLSGRISSRETRRLLAEAVSIFHDGFDPIVDSVTGRDFIPSMVYGRNIRGQDFGGMYCTILTVNSTVISAGILRIFGQDMAELPLVATRVGSQGKGYFQLLFSCIEKLLAFLGVRRFVLPAAVEAMSIWTKKFGFEELTPEQLVSYRKTCWQMISFKGTSMLEKMVPKCRIIKQGEAETDVPDE; this is encoded by the exons ATGACGGCAAAAACAAACCGTGAATTTGACATCTCATCGCCGGCGGAGGAAAAACCGCCGGCTCAATATCGGTTACCAGAAACCGAACCGGAAACCGGTGATCTGGACCGGCGTAAGCCGGACGAACCTCAGGTTAAGGTTAGTGGTAGTAACGGCGTCGTTGTTTACAGGAGGAACAAGAGGCGGAAGACGGCAGATTCAAACCGAAATTCAAGTGGTAAAGTTGTAAATATGGATGTGACGAAGGGTAATTTAGGAATTTCAGCGAATAACGGTGATGTTGTGGAGGTTGAAGTGAAAGAAGAGACGAGGAGTAAGCGGTTTACACGGTCCGCTTTGGGGAGGAAGAGGGAGCTGTTGGAGATTACGAATGGAAACTCTGGAGGTGAAGTTGATGAGGGAAGTGGTGTAGTTATCTCTGGTACACCTACGAAGAAACTAGAAATGAAAATGTCGAAGAAGATTTCAATTACGGTAATACCTGAAACGGTGAAGGAGCTGTTTGAGACTGGTTTACTGGAAGGCTATCCTGTTTTCTACAATGGTGGGAAGAAG GGAATTCCACTCCGAGGAACAATTAAAGATACTGGAATTCTTTGTTCTTGTGAACTATGCAAGGGAGCTACA GTTGTCCCTCCTAGCAAATTTGAGATCCATGCTTGTAATTCATATAGACGTGCGTCAGAGTATATCTGCCTAGAAAATGGCAAGAGCCTCCTCGACGTGGTCAAAGAGTGTAGAAAAGGTTCCTTGAAAACATTAGAAGAAACAATTCAGAGTGTCATCGGTCCAGTTCCTGTGAAGAAAAGTCTTTTTTGTCGGGATTGCAAGG GGTCTTTTGTTGCAACACTAGCTGGAAATGATGAACAACTTTGTGATTCATGCATAGTTTCCTTAAGATCAGATGCAACTCCAACACAGTCGATAAACACTGAAAATGg GGTGTTCGAGCCAGTTCTGAACTTAAATTCCTTCGGAACTTCAAATACGTCGTCTGTTTCACTAAGAAGCGTTAAgggaaggaaaaagaaaaa GGTTGCGATAAAGCATTCGAGTAGACAGTCTCCTTCAGCGCATACCCTCTCCAGAAAAAAGTGGAAGACACCAAATAA GGTAACGAAGCCAGTTTTTGCTCCAAAGTCGGATGAAACGTCTAATACGTGCAGTTCAATCAGAAACAACATGCAGGGGAACATCTCAGAAAA ATTGTCAAAATCAGTTGTAGTTACAAAGTATTCGAAAGTTGCTTCGCCTGGTGTCTCGGTGCACTCTAGGACCCAATGGAAAATGACAAAAAG GGATCAAAAGATGCATAGATTGGTTTTTGAGGAAGGTGGACTGCCTGAAGGAACTGAAGTAGCTTATTATTCTCGTGGAAAG AAATTGCTTGTTGGTTATAAGAAGGGATCTGGTATATTCTGTTCTTGCTGCAATACTGAG GTTAGTCCATCTCAGTTTGAAGCTCATGCAGGTTGGGCGTCGCGCAAAAAACC TTATGGGTATATTTACACGTCTAATGGAGTTTCGCTACATGAATTTGCTATATCTCTATTAAAAGGCCGCAAGTCTTCAGTTAAAGACAGTGATGACTTGTGCATCATATGCGCAGATGGTGGCAAACTAGTGCTTTGTGATGGATGTCCTAGGGCTTTCCATAAAG AGTGTGCATCATTATCAACTATCCCTCGTGGTAAATGGTACTGCAAGTATTGTGAAAGCATGTTACAGAGAGAGAAGTTTGCGGAGCGCAATACGAATGCATTAGCAGCTGGCAGGATCTCCGGCATTGATCCTATTGAGCAAATAACAAACCGTTGCATTCGTTTTGTCAAGAATGCAGAAGAGGCAGAATTTATTGCATGTGTTTTATGCAG AGCTTATGACTTTAGCAAGTCTGGTTTTGGTCCACGGACTGTCATTCTTTGTGACCAG TGCGAGAAAGAGTATCATGTTGGCTGCTTGAAGAAAAGCAAGATAGCAGATTTAAAG GAATTGCCTAAAGGAAAATGGTTCTGTAGTGTGGATTGCAAGAGGATCTATTGTGCCCTGCAAAATTTGCTTAACTCAGGAGAAGAGAGGTTGCCTGATTCTTGTTTGGATGCAGCAAGAGTTAAGGAAAAACATAACAGTTTGGTTGCTGTTGGTGAACTTGATGTTAGATGGAGGCTTCTTAGTGGCAGAATTTCCTCCCGTGAAACCAGAAGGCTACTAGCAGAAGCTGTTTCTATCTTCCAT GATGGTTTCGATCCTATTGTTGATTCAGTAACTGGACGTGACTTCATTCCTTCTATGGTTTATGG AAGGAATATTAGGGGCCAAGACTTTGGGGGCATGTATTGCACTATATTGACTGTAAA CTCAACAGTAATATCAGCAGGGATCCTCCGGATTTTTGGCCAGGATATGGCAGAACTCCCTCTTGTGGCAACCCGTGTTGGTAGCCAAGGCAAG GGATACTTTCAGTTGCTGTTCTCCTGCATAGAAAAATTGCTTGCATTTTTGGGCGTGAGACGCTTTGTACTCCCAGCTGCTGTTGAAGCTATGTCGATTTGGACTAAGAAATTTGGATTCGAGGAGTTAACACCAGAGCAG CTTGTCAGCTACAGAAAAACTTGTTGGCAAATGATTAGCTTTAAAGGCACATCTATGCTGGAAAAAATGGTTCCTAAATGTAGAATCATTAAACAAGGAGAAGCTGAAACTGATGTTCCAGATGAGTGA